TGTACCTGATGTTATCTGCTATAGCACTCGTTCCGTAACTATATTTTACACTCGATGAACGTATGCACTGGTATAGCACTATGCACATACCGTAAGCAGGAAAGGTTATTCTGACAAGGAACTATTTAAAGTAGAAAGAGAGTGAACGAGAGAGATTTGGAATAACAtgtaatttgatatatatttaaagaGACTGAGACTCCCCTGATTTCTTTCACATCCACGTTGAATCAAAATCCAATGGTTGTTGTCATAAACTGTTGAACAGGTGGATATTAAAAATTACAAAAGGTGGTACATATCATCAATTTTAGCTAAATccattgaaataaaatgtttcgaTCTGTACAAACAACACTGCTAAAGAGACGTTTTTTAATATATTACAAAATGTGTTTGTATAAAATACAAGTAATGTATTGTTCAATGATCAAGACATACATATGGAATACAAATGACAATATTTACAAACATACAAACTTCTTTAAACATTCATAGTAAACTCTGTATAGCATATATCAACAATATATTAACCGAAATATAGTGAGAACAACGTTAAGCAAATATTTGTTAAGCTCAAATACAACATTTGAAATCGTCATAACAATagagataagaagatgtggtgtgagtgccaacgagacaactctccatccaagtcacaatgcgttagaaataaacataaatcatactatagttcaaagtacggcaCTCAAcccggagtcttggctcacatcgaacaccaagctataaagggccacacaATGACTAGTATAACACAATTACAAGAATACAAGTTTTAAGCAAATGTTATAAAATGGGAACAATACCAAAATGAACCTTTTGGTCTTGGAATTTTGAATGTTTGTGCATTCCAAAGTTTTTGTTTGCTGTTCCGATGAAGATTTTCCAGAAATGTGCATTAGAAGTGACAATACATTGTCTAAAAATCCTTGTGATAAAGCTTAAACGAGTGGAGAAAATTACATAATTTCATTCGAGTAATGAGACAGTTATCTTCATTAGCATGTTAAAGATGGTTTTGTACTTTACTTGTAGAGATTTTGTCAAGCATAATTTAACCTCCTGATATTGACAGTCATTGGCCAATAATCACATGCTTAACTAGTTCCGTGATCGTTAAGAATACTTAACTTCTGACTATCGATAACAAAGCTTTTATCACGATGGTTCATCGAAGATATGTCGTAAATGACAAATGTTCCTAACTGTTGAGATTAATCTAAATTAGAATCGCACCTTATCAACATTATTACGGTAATATCTTATCTTTTTCAGGTAAATTAACAGGAAATGGGAAGGATGCTATGACAGATACACTAACCTAAATCTCAATTATTTGACACAGAATTTGAATTATGTGTATTCAGCAAGGCGGTCATTTGTGAAAGTTTCAAACGTGAATAAGAGATAAATACAATGTAGAATTGAACACGGAAGAAATATTTTAGaatttctattctttgtattCATAAGTTTGAATGACATGGCTCATCCAGATTTACTTTCGTGCATTAATCTCTTTAAAAACGGAAGTATTTCATCGGGTAGTCTCAACTGTTCCCACTACAGACATAACGGATTTAAGGACATTCTTAAATTTCTCCTGAAAAATACTTCAGTTAATAGAAAACCAAAAGATGAAGATGTATGGCAATATCTGGAAGATAAAATGTTTCCAAGTCGAGATGATTTGTCCATAGTTATACCTATTACAATTATATACACCATCATATTTCTAACAGGCCTTTTGGGTAACGTGTTCACATGTATTGTCATAGCTAGAAACAAATTCATGCACACAGcaacaaattattatttattcaatCTTGCTGTGGCAGACCTATTGCTTTTATGTGCCGGACTACCATCAGAACTGTATACAATATGGAACTTATATCCGTGGGTATTTGGTGAAACTGTTTGCATTTTTCGTGCTCTATTTGGAGAACTATCAACTTATACTTCCATACTGACAATTTCTGCCTTCACTGTTGAACGTTATGTTGCTATCTGCCATCCAATGAAAGCGCAGAAAATGTCCAGTTTACACCGCGCTGTGCGGGTCATTTTCAGCACATGGATCATAGCATCAATATTATCTATTCCTCAGACTATTCAGTATGGAGTTGTatatattcaggacgagaacaacaGGACTATAAAAGAATCAGCGATGTGTACTAACAAAAAGACGATCAAAGAAACCTTTCTTGTTTCGTCCCTAATATTTTTCCTATTTCCAATGACTTTCATTAGTATATTATATACTTTGATTGCTTTGGCTATTCGGAGGTCATCAATGCGTCGATCCTCAGCAGATTCATCAA
This sequence is a window from Mytilus edulis chromosome 1, xbMytEdul2.2, whole genome shotgun sequence. Protein-coding genes within it:
- the LOC139501387 gene encoding pyrokinin-1 receptor-like, with the protein product MAHPDLLSCINLFKNGSISSGSLNCSHYRHNGFKDILKFLLKNTSVNRKPKDEDVWQYLEDKMFPSRDDLSIVIPITIIYTIIFLTGLLGNVFTCIVIARNKFMHTATNYYLFNLAVADLLLLCAGLPSELYTIWNLYPWVFGETVCIFRALFGELSTYTSILTISAFTVERYVAICHPMKAQKMSSLHRAVRVIFSTWIIASILSIPQTIQYGVVYIQDENNRTIKESAMCTNKKTIKETFLVSSLIFFLFPMTFISILYTLIALAIRRSSMRRSSADSSTREHVRGIDLHVKQQSRARKSVIKMLVAVVVGFFVCWAPFHVERLVTSNIESWSPFLLRVYRVLFYSSGVCYFCSCTINPILYSIMSLKFRQALKQTFAKSCCQKIPRQNRKTRRFSYKFVHKNGQTETSYTTVGPLGIIGSCKKKSMQKIVKDKVVEERKLQRTKKASPSPSISGSSLKSTDEMCQEEEIEKVLFQIKCYDSNRNTSQLVVGVC